In Marinobacter sp. M3C, the genomic stretch CGTCGATGGCTGCCGCTTCGGCTTTTGCCGTTCGGTCAAAGCGGGCCGTATAGACCAGATTGGCGGGGTCATCATGCTGGTCAATGTTGTCCAGACAGGCTTCGAGCAACTGGCTTGCATGCCATTTGTTCTGATGCATCCCGTCAAGTAGCGACGATAATGTCGCTTCTGACAGATCTACAGGAGCCAAACCAGACTGCTGATTCATTTCACCACCGATAATGTCTTTATGTGATAAAAGTGCTCGATTTTCCGGCTCGTTACCGGGTCCTCAAGAACCATGCGGAAAGCTTCGGAGGGGCGTACACCACCGATCACCGGCAGAGTGCCACACAGCATGGCCTGACCAGGCGCGAGCTTCGTTTCATTCAGGCCAAATCGTTGCAACAAATCCTTTGGGTGTAAAAGCCCCGTTACACCACCAGTCTGGTAGAGCACCTCTTTACCGTCAAACGTAGCGTACGAGGATATTTTCAGCTCATCCCAGTGGTCGATAACACTTTCCAGCGTCCACACCTGCTGGCTCACAGGCTTGGCACACACTTGCTTGGAATGCGCCACGGACCAGGCCTCGGCTTCCCGATCGGTGTGATCGGAACCAATGCCTACAAACGTGCCCTGTTCGGTGCCAATCAGAACAACTTCCACTTCACCGCTGGATTCACCGCCCAGCACCTGCACCGTTTCAGCAGTTGTCAGTTGATCCGCCGACACGCGGTAGAACAAAGGTGTGCTTGAAGGCGGCGTAACGCCAATCACTTTGAGCTCTTCAATGTGTTCATCGATTCCAGCCTGCTCACGCCCTGCCCATCCAGCAATAATGAGCTCCTGGACATCAATTTCGAGGGCGTCGTTAGTATCCGCTAAATAAAAGGTTGTCATGAAATAATCCTGTTGTTGCTGTTCATGAATGAATAATTACGTCAGTACCCCGGGCAAATACAACGCCAATGACGGGAAAATAATAAGCAGCACGACCATGAGCAGCATGAACCCTACATAGGGCATGGCTCCGATCATCACATCATTGAATGAGCCACCCTGACGGACGCTCTGCACCACATAGAGATTCAGCCCCACAGGCGGTGTAATCAGAGCCATTTCAATCAGAACAATCAACAAGATGCCGAACCAGACCGGATCAAAACCCAATGCAATAATAATGGGTGCGACAATCGGAATGGTGATCACCATCAGAGACAGTGTCTCGATGAAAAAGCCCAGAACGATGTACAAAGCAATGATAAGCATGAGCGTCATGTACGGCCCGAGGCCGGCTGAATCCAGAAACGAACTCAGTTCACGCGTAATGCCTGTCGAGGCCAGAACGAAGTTAAGAAAATACGAGGCGATGATAATCAGCACAATCATGCCGGTTGTCCGCATGGTCCCGTCAAGGGCTTCGATCACAACACTCGTGCTGAGCTTGCCCATGAACAGCGCAATCAGAAGCGCGCCAATAACACCTAGGGAGGCGGCTTCCGTGGGCGTTGCCCAACCGGCGTAAATCGAGCCGACAACAATACCGAACAGCACCAGTACCGGAACCAGGCTTGTCAGCCCTGAAAACCGCGCGCGCCAGGTATGATGCGTGCTTGGCCCGCCAAGCGAGGGCCGCCAAAGGCAGATCAATGCCGTGCCCACCA encodes the following:
- a CDS encoding DUF2848 domain-containing protein, whose protein sequence is MTTFYLADTNDALEIDVQELIIAGWAGREQAGIDEHIEELKVIGVTPPSSTPLFYRVSADQLTTAETVQVLGGESSGEVEVVLIGTEQGTFVGIGSDHTDREAEAWSVAHSKQVCAKPVSQQVWTLESVIDHWDELKISSYATFDGKEVLYQTGGVTGLLHPKDLLQRFGLNETKLAPGQAMLCGTLPVIGGVRPSEAFRMVLEDPVTSRKIEHFYHIKTLSVVK
- a CDS encoding TRAP transporter large permease, with product MILISLVVLLVLLVLSVPVAATLIVLGLFLDEFFSPFPLINAMGDVLWSASDSFLLIAIPLFILLGEILVRTGIAKSTYRALESWLSWLPGGLLHANIATATLFSATSGSSVATAATIGTVAIPQGKAMNYDPKLFTGSIAAGGTLGIMIPPSINLIVYGFLTETSIPQLFAAGLIPGLLLAFLFVVGTALICLWRPSLGGPSTHHTWRARFSGLTSLVPVLVLFGIVVGSIYAGWATPTEAASLGVIGALLIALFMGKLSTSVVIEALDGTMRTTGMIVLIIIASYFLNFVLASTGITRELSSFLDSAGLGPYMTLMLIIALYIVLGFFIETLSLMVITIPIVAPIIIALGFDPVWFGILLIVLIEMALITPPVGLNLYVVQSVRQGGSFNDVMIGAMPYVGFMLLMVVLLIIFPSLALYLPGVLT